One genomic segment of Ipomoea triloba cultivar NCNSP0323 chromosome 9, ASM357664v1 includes these proteins:
- the LOC116028777 gene encoding dof zinc finger protein DOF5.1-like, with product MVFSSIPAYLDPSNWQQQQLNHHLQGGSSGIPTPHLAAAAAPPPPQPVVGGGGGSIRPGSMAERARLANMPTPEVALRCPRCESTNTKFCYFNNYSLSQPRHFCKTCRRYWTRGGALRSVPVGGGCRRNNKRSGKGGGGGASSSSSKSTSSTTTASNDRQQSNNSGTVSAVSGPTTAHNLLGLSPQIPQLPFMSSSPIPQLSDHHYAAGISPAADNLLGGGGDNLLGGGGGVASLLSPGGGIIEPWRLQQPPQFPFLDPMYNFHGGFESPTGFIGGAPFRQRISSAMLAQLAAVKMEDTNNNHTINNQESSLPRQILGINNNIINPGGNEHWNGDNNGGGGAWSDISASFSSSSTSNTHL from the exons ATGGTTTTCTCTTCAATTCCTGCTTATCTTGATCCCTCCAACTGGCAACAACAg caactgaatcatcatcttcaaggGGGGAGTAGTGGAATTCCAACTCCTCACCTGGCGGCGGCGGctgcgccgccgccgccgcagccgGTGGTTGGCGGTGGAGGAGGATCGATCCGGCCGGGGTCGATGGCGGAACGGGCGCGGTTGGCTAATATGCCGACGCCGGAGGTGGCGCTAAGGTGCCCTAGATGTGAATCCACGAATACGAAGTTTTGCTATTTCAACAACTATAGCCTCTCGCAGCCGCGCCACTTTTGCAAGACGTGCCGGCGATACTGGACAAGAGGCGGCGCGTTGCGGAGTGTTCCGGTGGGCGGCGGCTGCCGGAGGAACAACAAGAGGAGCGGCAAAGGCGGTGGCGGCGGCGCGAGTAGCAGTAGTTCGAAGTCTACTTCCTCCACCACCACCGCGAGTAACGATCGCCAGCAAAGCAATAATTCCGGCACGGTTTCCGCGGTGTCGGGGCCCACCACCGCCCATAACTTACTCGGCCTTTCACCGCAAATCCCGCAACTACCTTTCATGTCGTCGTCCCCTATCCCCCAACTCTCCGACCATCACTACGCCGCCGGAATTTCTCCCGCCGCCGATAATCTcctcggcggcggcggcgataATCTCCtaggcggcggcggaggcgtGGCTTCACTTCTATCCCCCGGCGGCGGCATTATTGAGCCGTGGCGGCTCCAACAACCGCCGCAGTTCCCGTTCCTCGATCCAATGTACAATTTCCATGGCGGTTTTGAGTCCCCAACCGGCTTCATTGGCGGCGCTCCATTTAGGCAAAGGATTTCTTCCGCCATGTTAGCTCAACTCGCAGCGGTGAAAATGGAAGACACTAACAACAATCACACCATCAACAATCAAGAATCGAGCTTGCCGAGACAGATTTTGGggattaataacaatattattaatcCAGGTGGGAATGAGCATTGGAATGGCGATAACAATGGCGGCGGGGGAGCTTGGAGTGACATTTCTGCTAGTTTCAGTTCTTCTTCCACAAGCAACACTCACTTGTAA